The Glycine soja cultivar W05 chromosome 3, ASM419377v2, whole genome shotgun sequence genome window below encodes:
- the LOC114406720 gene encoding DTW domain-containing protein 2 isoform X1 produces the protein MEVEAAEADFPSPEEPHRQRRSICSNCDRPSRVCLCHALPLPPIQTTTQILIIQHPHEARHKLSTTPILTKSLLRASSLTARRLRRGLSPLLDRSPPALYLFPSSASALHISSLRPSSGLVLIAFDATWQHAREMVSASEEFLSKFATRVCLGIDESSSGGSIYDSELVLRKEPSAGCVSTMEAVARALRVLEPNGVEIEARLVGVLREMVRLQAGFLKPVKPRPKLLKKKEKNEGSDQGYMREDCKPFLTCKTATGIVFNFLLILIVHSFCIYFNHSKD, from the exons ATGGAGGTGGAAGCAGCAGAAGCAGACTTCCCTTCACCGGAGGAGCCTCATCGTCAGCGCCGCTCCATCTGCTCCAACTGCGACCGTCCCAGTCGCGTCTGTCTCTGCCACGCGCTTCCACTTCCTCCAATCCAAACCACCACCCAAATCCTCATCATCCAACACCCCCACGAGGCCCGCCACAAGCTCTCCACCACCCCCATCCTCACCAAGTCCCTCCTCCGCGCCTCCTCCCTCACCGCCCGCCGCCTCCGCCGCGGCCTCTCCCCCCTCCTCGACCGCTCTCCCCCTGCCCTCTACCTCTTCCCCTCCTCCGCCTCCGCCCTCCACATCTCCTCCCTCCGCCCCTCCTCTGGCCTCGTCCTCATCGCCTTCGACGCCACGTGGCAGCACGCGAGGGAAATGGTGAGCGCCAGCGAGGAGTTCCTTTCTAAATTCGCAACTAGGGTTTGTTTGGGCATCGATGAGAGCTCCAGCGGCGGGAGCATTTACGATTCCGAGTTGGTTTTAAGGAAGGAGCCTTCTGCCGGGTGCGTGAGTACCATGGAGGCTGTGGCTAGGGCACTGCGCGTGCTCGAGCCCAATGGGGTCGAGATTGAAGCGAGGTTGGTTGGGGTTTTGAGGGAGATGGTCAGGTTACAGGCTGGGTTTTTGAAGCCCGTGAAGCCCAGGCCTAAGTTgttgaagaagaaggaaaagaatgAGGGTTCTGATCAAG GTTACATGAGAGAAGACTGCAAACCATTTTTGACATGCAAGACTGCCACAGGTATTGTCTTTAACTTTCTACTCATTCTAATTGTACATTCCTTCTGTATATATTTCAATCATTCCAAAGACTGA
- the LOC114406720 gene encoding DTW domain-containing protein 2 isoform X2, with protein sequence MEVEAAEADFPSPEEPHRQRRSICSNCDRPSRVCLCHALPLPPIQTTTQILIIQHPHEARHKLSTTPILTKSLLRASSLTARRLRRGLSPLLDRSPPALYLFPSSASALHISSLRPSSGLVLIAFDATWQHAREMVSASEEFLSKFATRVCLGIDESSSGGSIYDSELVLRKEPSAGCVSTMEAVARALRVLEPNGVEIEARLVGVLREMVRLQAGFLKPVKPRPKLLKKKEKNEGSDQVSS encoded by the exons ATGGAGGTGGAAGCAGCAGAAGCAGACTTCCCTTCACCGGAGGAGCCTCATCGTCAGCGCCGCTCCATCTGCTCCAACTGCGACCGTCCCAGTCGCGTCTGTCTCTGCCACGCGCTTCCACTTCCTCCAATCCAAACCACCACCCAAATCCTCATCATCCAACACCCCCACGAGGCCCGCCACAAGCTCTCCACCACCCCCATCCTCACCAAGTCCCTCCTCCGCGCCTCCTCCCTCACCGCCCGCCGCCTCCGCCGCGGCCTCTCCCCCCTCCTCGACCGCTCTCCCCCTGCCCTCTACCTCTTCCCCTCCTCCGCCTCCGCCCTCCACATCTCCTCCCTCCGCCCCTCCTCTGGCCTCGTCCTCATCGCCTTCGACGCCACGTGGCAGCACGCGAGGGAAATGGTGAGCGCCAGCGAGGAGTTCCTTTCTAAATTCGCAACTAGGGTTTGTTTGGGCATCGATGAGAGCTCCAGCGGCGGGAGCATTTACGATTCCGAGTTGGTTTTAAGGAAGGAGCCTTCTGCCGGGTGCGTGAGTACCATGGAGGCTGTGGCTAGGGCACTGCGCGTGCTCGAGCCCAATGGGGTCGAGATTGAAGCGAGGTTGGTTGGGGTTTTGAGGGAGATGGTCAGGTTACAGGCTGGGTTTTTGAAGCCCGTGAAGCCCAGGCCTAAGTTgttgaagaagaaggaaaagaatgAGGGTTCTGATCAAG TTTCTTCATGA
- the LOC114406718 gene encoding protein FAR1-RELATED SEQUENCE 6-like, protein MGELYHSHAPLDINSSGSEENLISHSPEEIKLEPISFDENDACPVPRPGMVFSSEAEARFYYTKYAHQMGFGIMTRTSKKGHDGKVKYLILVCSEITRSDALRKQYCAARINLTLRKDGTYRINAATLGHSHELGSHHLLSSDIEMRGKRTLDQEVIDMGVNRISYKNECRNHLQKERHLIGENGDGEALQKYLVRMQEQDGNFFYAIDLDDFFRVRNVFWADGRSRAAYESFGDVVTVDTTCLSNRYKVPLVTFVGVNHHGQSVLFGCGLLSCEDSESFTWLFQSLLHCMSGVPPQGIITDHCCKAMQKAVETVYPSTRHRWCLSNIMEKLPQLIHGHANYKSLRNRLKNVVYDAPTTSEFEGKWKKIVEDFDLKDNKWLKELFLERHCWAPSFVRGEFWAGMSINPHSESMHAFFDGYVSRQTTLKQFVDQYDHALQYKAEKEYIADIHSSNNSQACVTKSPIERQFQSAYTHAKFLEVQHEFVGKADCNVSVASDDGSVCCYNVIEDVIIEDKPKESVVEVIYNRVDCDVKCSCRLFEFRGILCRHSLAVLSQERVKEVPCKYILDRWRKNIRRKYAYTKTSYGVQHFEPHGQRLELLCNQFNSIAAVAAEFEDTSSFVKDNLCNLKEKLETWTTLLRKSSQVDVEKSNYMID, encoded by the coding sequence ATGGGTGAACTATATCACTCACACGCTCCATTAGACATTAATTCTAGTGGGAGTGAGGAAAACTTGATCTCTCATTCACCAGAAGAAATTAAGCTTGAACCCATTAGTTTTGATGAAAATGATGCTTGTCCTGTGCCACGGCCTGGAATGGTATTTAGTTCAGAGGCTGAGGCGAGATTTTACTACACCAAATATGCCCACCAAATGGGCTTCGGCATCATGACTAGAACCTCAAAGAAGGGACATGATggcaaagttaaatatttaatacttgtATGCTCTGAAATAACAAGAAGTGATGCATTAAGGAAACAATATTGTGCAGCTAGGATCAATTTGACTTTACGTAAAGATGGAACCTACCGAATTAATGCAGCTACTCTTGGTCATAGTCATGAATTGGGTTCACATCATCTACTCTCAAGTGATATTGAGATGAGGGGTAAAAGGACATTGGATCAAGAAGTTATTGACATGGGTGTTAACAGGATATCATACAAAAATGAATGCAGAAACCACCTTCAGAAAGAAAGACATTTGATTGGGGAGAATGGAGATGGTGAAGCCCTTCAGAAGTATTTGGTGAGGATGCAAGAACAGGATGGGAACTTCTTCTATGCAATTGACTTGGATGATTTCTTCCGTGTGAGGAATGTTTTTTGGGCAGATGGAAGGAGTAGAGCTGCATATGAATCGTTTGGTGATGTGGTGACAGTTGATACTACATGTCTTTCTAATCGCTACAAAGTGCCACTTGTAACTTTTGTTGGAGTTAACCATCATGGGCAATCTGTACTGTTTGGTTGTGGGCTGTTATCATGTGAAGACTCAGAGTCATTTACTTGGCTGTTTCAATCATTGTTGCATTGCATGTCTGGTGTGCCCCCACAAGGAATCATAACAGATCATTGCTGCAAGGCAATGCAGAAGGCAGTTGAAACTGTATACCCCTCCACTCGACATCGGTGGTGCTTATCAAATATAATGGAAAAACTTCCCCAACTAATCCATGGACATGCTAATTATAAGTCCTTAAGAAATCGTTTGAAGAATGTTGTATATGATGCACCCACAACAAGTGAATTTGAGGGGAAATGGAAGAAGATTGTGGAGGATTTTGACCTCAAGGACAATAAATGGTTGAAGGAGTTGTTCCTCGAGCGACATTGCTGGGCTCCTTCCTTTGTAAGAGGTGAGTTTTGGGCTGGAATGTCTATTAATCCACACAGTGAAAGCATGCATGCATTTTTTGATGGATATGTAAGCCGGCAAACAACTCTGAAGCAATTTGTTGATCAGTACGATCATGCTTTGCAATATAAGGCTGAGAAGGAGTATATAGCTGACATACATTCATCTAATAACAGTCAGGCTTGTGTTACCAAATCTCCAATTGAGAGGCAGTTTCAATCTGCATACACTCATGCCAAGTTTCTGGAGGTTCAACACGAGTTTGTTGGAAAGGCAGATTGTAATGTTTCTGTTGCCTCTGATGATGGTTCTGTTTGTTGCTATAATGTCATTGAGGATGTGATAATAGAGGATAAACCTAAGGAATCCGTGGTTGAAGTAATATATAACAGGGTAGATTGTGATGTAAAATGCAGTTGTCGCTTGTTTGAGTTCAGAGGTATACTTTGTAGGCACTCACTTGCTGTACTGTCACAAGAGAGAGTGAAGGAGGTCCCCtgtaaatatattttggatAGGTGGAGGAAAAATATTCGGAGGAAGTATGCTTATACCAAAACTAGCTATGGTGTTCAGCATTTTGAACCTCATGGACAGAGGCTTGAACTGTTATGCAATCAATTCAACAGTATTGCTGCTGTTGCTGCAGAATTTGAGGATACAAGTTCTTTTGTGAAGGATAACCTATGTAACTTAAAGGAGAAACTTGAAACATGGACAACCTTATTGAGGAAGTCATCTCAGGTGGATGTAGAGAAAAGTAATTATATGATAGATTGA